A genomic window from Elaeis guineensis isolate ETL-2024a chromosome 3, EG11, whole genome shotgun sequence includes:
- the LOC140856451 gene encoding pentatricopeptide repeat-containing protein At1g31430-like, with product MLLRIRQNAISALSLQLLSKIICYRFSISSSEVKRLTKNRCISLIENCKSMKQLKQIHCQILVSSLHLSRDVIDDLMVFCTDPVSGDLNHATKVFETLENRSLFIYNLMIKAFAKKGNLKSALLLLDRMREESLQPDNFTYPFVLKAIGCLHMELEGRKNHALIVKTGLDFDPYVRNSLIGMYADLGRVEISQLLFDEMPGRGIISWNILIAGYVKCGKFWDAISVYWRMDQEGVKPDEPTLVSTLSACVSTRNLELGTRIHHYMNEEFRFSVPLGNALLDMYVKCGHVDMARRFFDRMPERNVISWTSMVSGYVNSGRLDEARQLFHRSPAKDVILWTAMINGYVQYNHFEEAMALFREMQLKRVKPDKYTVAALLTACSSLGALEQGKWIHGYIEDNMIKIDAVVGTALIDMYAKCGCIQKSLDIFRGVEGKDTAMWTSIICGLALNGQTSKALELFSEMKSIGTEPDDITFIGVLNACSHGGLVDEGRKYFDAMKEVHQIEPKLEHYGCLVDLLGRAGLLDDAEKLIGNIPNNNDKSILPLWGALLNACRMHGNVEMGERLAKQVIELEFVNSGLHTLVANIYAAADRWDDVTKIRRKMKYLGIKKTPGCSSIELNGMIYEFLVADTASPQRSQIYSVLNGISRLMDLNEQIEINDQDIINTSYLLER from the coding sequence ATGTTGCTCCGAATCCGCCAAAACGCGATTTCTGCCCTTTCCCTCCAACTTCTTTCAAAAATTATCTGCTATCGCTTCTCCATCTCTAGCTCCGAAGTGAAAAGGCTAACCAAGAACAGATGTATCTCCCTCATCGAAAATTGCAAGTCCATGAAGCAACTGAAGCAAATCCACTGCCAAATCCTCGTCTCATCCCTCCACCTAAGCCGGGATGTGATAGATGACCTCATGGTCTTTTGCACCGATCCTGTGTCCGGAGACCTCAACCATGCAACAAAGGTGTTTGAAACCCTCGAGAACCGATCACTTTTCATCTACAACTTAATGATCAAAGCATTCGCAAAGAAGGGGAATCTAAAGAGCGCTCTCCTTTTGTTGGATAGAATGAGGGAGGAGTCTTTGCAGCCAGATAATTTTACGTACCCCTTTGTTTTGAAGGCGATAGGCTGCCTTCACATGGAATTGGAAGGGAGAAAGAACCATGCACTCATTGTTAAAACTGGGCTTGATTTCGATCCATATGTAAGGAACTCACTGATTGGCATGTATGCAGACTTGGGTAGGGTTGAGATTTCACAGTTGTTGTTCGATGAAATGCCTGGAAGGGGTATAATTTCTTGGAATATTCTGATAGCGGGTTATGTTAAATGTGGGAAGTTTTGGGACGCTATCTCTGTTTACTGGAGGATGGATCAGGAGGGTGTGAAGCCTGACGAACCTACTTTGGTGAGTACACTTTCTGCTTGTGTTTCAACAAGGAATTTGGAGTTGGGAACAAGAATTCATCATTATATGAATGAAGAATTTAGATTCAGTGTACCTCTTGGAAATGCTTTGTTGGATATGTATGTGAAATGCGGCCATGTAGATATGGCTCGTAGGTTCTTCGATCGCATGCCAGAAAGAAATGTGATCTCTTGGACTAGCATGGTCTCAGGATATGTGAATTCAGGCCGGTTGGATGAAGCAAGACAGTTGTTCCACCGGAGCCCTGCGAAAGATGTAATTCTTTGGACTGCTATGATTAATGGATATGTGCAGTATAACCACTTTGAAGAAGCTATGGCACTTTTTAGAGAGATGCAGCTGAAAAGAGTCAAACCTGATAAGTACACAGTCGCTGCTCTTCTTACAGCTTGTTCTAGTTTGGGAGCACTGGAACAAGGAAAATGGATTCATGGATACATCGAGGACAATATGATAAAAATTGATGCTGTGGTTGGCACAGCACTAATAGACATGTATGCAAAATGTGGGTGCATACAGAAGTCCTTGGATATATTTAGGGGAGTGGAAGGAAAGGACACTGCAATGTGGACTTCAATTATCTGTGGGCTGGCTCTAAATGGGCAAACAAGCAAAGCACTTGAGTTGTTCTCAGAGATGAAAAGCATTGGAACTGAACCAGATGATATCACCTTTATTGGTGTTTTAAATGCTTGCAGTCATGGAGGATTAGTGGATGAAGGTCGTAAGTATTTTGATGCTATGAAGGAAGTGCATCAAATAGAACCCAAATTAGAACACTATGGCTGTTTGGTTGATCTCCTTGGTCGTGCCGGTCTTTTGGATGATGCAGAGAAGTTGATTGGGAATATACCCAATAATAATGATAAAAGTATCTTACCTTTGTGGGGTGCTTTGCTTAATGCTTGTAGAATGCATGGTAATGTCGAGATGGGTGAGCGACTAGCCAAACAAGTAATTGAACTGGAGTTTGTAAATTCTGGTCTACATACTCTTGTGGCTAATATATATGCTGCAGCAGACAGATGGGATGATGTCACCAAAATAAGAAGAAAGATGAAATATCTCGGTATCAAGAAGACGCCAGGTTGCAGTTCAATTGAATTGAATGGCATGATTTATGAGTTCCTTGTAGCCGATACTGCATCTCCTCAAAGAAGTCAGATTTACTCAGTGCTGAACGGTATAAGCAGGCTTATGGACTTGAATGAACAAATTGAGATAAATGATCAAGATATTATTAATACATCATACCTTCTTGAAAGGTGA